In a genomic window of Nodosilinea sp. E11:
- a CDS encoding PAS domain S-box protein: MRTGTILCLSDHPPVLQDLQAQLAGVLAEVSLALATTAAAAIAQVDDCLSQGIDIPLAIVDQSLATATWFQTFYDRVPQALTLVLGEPPSCETTPIPAGHLYRCLPVPWTQGDLEFTVTAALRCYDQERQLAQLRATPAEGPLVLDTSENKGEAAERRYLETQISQNELWRRLSLDLTGIGTWSWCPATGEYDWNLKMLELLELPLGLENIGQHWRDRLHPDDRDRVVATIDTALATGESFSEDYRYYLSDGALVWLRLKGQGIYSPTGDLERVLGITQNITQTKQTELALAQVQERYQRATQAARAGVWELTIATQTGYLDPSIKALVGYADADIDDRLDQWLTLLHPEDRTPLSEAIQGVISGNQTEFRMEYRLLHSDGSVIWVLSRGQLKRDAQGQPELFFGTTTDITGLKRAELALKQLNAELEQRVNERTQALQASEERLRCTFEQVALGIIETTLDGHIVQVNQKFCATVGYTAADLLTKTCMDLVHPDDLEATLAHMQRLLAGTATHITLEKRYLHADQRAVWVNLSASLIYGDDGQPRYFLGVVNDISDRKQAEQALQESRNRMQLVLDTIPQRVFWKDRHSRFLGCNLAFARDFSLSPTQIVGRTDADLCFAVNAARYQAEDAQILSGQSSKLSYEELLSTANGTNIWTRTSKVPLTNTDGEVIGVLGCYEDITDFKQVEASLRQLNQDLEQRVQERTWELEQAVKISEEANRAKSTFLANMSHELRTPLNAILGFSQLMACDAAISEDNRQSLSIINRSGEHLLGLINDILEMTKIEAGQVSLKVVGFDLDALVSALTDMFDLRARNKGLSLTVGRDPTLPRYLKADEPKLHQVLINLVSNAIKFTHQGQVRVGVTSANPLLTPPHVGDPLSLVFSVIDTGIGIAPTDCAQLFEPFVQVGQGGNGLGGTGLGLTISRQFVQLLGGEITVESHLGQGTRFVVTLPVEVADTIDNATVVPTARVTGLAPGQPSYRILVVDDDDNHRHLLSQLLRSVGFEVSEANNGQEAIDRWQRWQPQLIWLDMRMPVLSGYEAAQYIRAQEESCSQPPTKIIALTANAFEDERARALDIGCDDFVRKPFQIDYLLAKLVEHLQVQYTYGPDPRDQGAAPPPDDIDGVAALRRLPVSLLTQLHQAILQLDSDQLAQLIAQIAPDHGPLAALLTRQLDAYAFDTLHTLLQQAQQG; this comes from the coding sequence ATGCGTACCGGTACGATTCTCTGCCTCAGCGACCATCCCCCAGTGCTACAGGACTTACAGGCTCAGCTCGCGGGGGTATTGGCGGAGGTGTCGCTGGCTCTAGCCACAACAGCGGCAGCGGCGATCGCCCAGGTAGATGACTGCCTAAGCCAGGGCATTGACATCCCTCTGGCCATTGTCGACCAAAGCTTGGCGACAGCCACCTGGTTTCAGACTTTTTATGATCGCGTTCCCCAGGCGCTCACCCTGGTGCTGGGTGAACCGCCCTCCTGTGAAACTACCCCGATTCCCGCAGGGCACCTCTATCGCTGCCTGCCCGTTCCGTGGACGCAGGGCGACCTTGAGTTTACGGTAACTGCGGCCCTGCGCTGCTATGACCAGGAGCGGCAGCTGGCGCAGCTGCGGGCTACCCCGGCGGAGGGGCCATTGGTCCTAGACACCAGCGAGAATAAGGGTGAAGCAGCCGAGCGCAGGTACCTTGAGACCCAGATCAGCCAGAACGAGCTGTGGCGGCGGCTCAGCCTCGACTTGACGGGCATTGGGACCTGGAGCTGGTGCCCGGCCACGGGCGAGTACGACTGGAACCTCAAGATGCTCGAGCTGCTCGAGCTGCCCCTGGGGCTAGAGAACATTGGTCAGCACTGGCGCGATCGCCTTCACCCAGACGATCGCGATCGCGTGGTTGCCACCATCGACACCGCCCTGGCTACGGGGGAATCCTTTTCCGAAGACTATCGCTATTACCTGAGCGATGGTGCCCTGGTCTGGCTCAGGCTCAAGGGGCAGGGGATTTACAGCCCAACCGGCGATCTAGAACGAGTCTTAGGCATCACCCAAAATATTACCCAGACCAAGCAGACAGAGCTGGCCCTAGCCCAGGTGCAAGAACGCTACCAACGGGCGACCCAGGCGGCTCGGGCCGGAGTGTGGGAGCTCACCATTGCCACCCAGACTGGCTACCTCGACCCCAGCATTAAGGCACTGGTTGGCTATGCCGATGCCGACATTGATGACCGTCTCGATCAGTGGCTCACACTGCTGCACCCCGAGGATCGTACGCCTCTGAGTGAGGCCATTCAAGGGGTTATCAGTGGCAACCAGACCGAGTTTCGGATGGAGTACCGCCTACTGCACAGCGATGGATCGGTCATTTGGGTACTGTCGCGGGGGCAGCTTAAGCGAGACGCGCAGGGCCAGCCAGAACTCTTCTTTGGCACCACTACCGATATTACCGGCCTCAAACGGGCTGAACTGGCGCTCAAACAGCTCAACGCCGAGTTAGAGCAGCGGGTTAACGAGCGCACCCAGGCTTTGCAAGCTAGCGAAGAGCGCCTGCGCTGCACCTTTGAGCAGGTGGCCTTGGGCATTATCGAGACAACCTTAGATGGGCACATTGTGCAGGTCAACCAAAAGTTCTGTGCCACAGTCGGCTACACCGCTGCCGATCTGCTGACCAAAACCTGTATGGATCTAGTGCACCCCGACGATCTTGAAGCCACCTTGGCCCACATGCAGCGCCTGCTGGCGGGCACAGCCACTCACATCACCCTAGAAAAGCGCTATCTCCATGCCGACCAGCGAGCTGTGTGGGTTAATCTATCGGCCTCGCTAATATATGGTGACGACGGTCAGCCTCGATATTTTTTGGGGGTGGTCAACGATATTAGCGATCGCAAGCAGGCTGAACAGGCACTGCAAGAATCGCGCAACAGAATGCAGCTGGTGCTAGACACCATTCCTCAGCGGGTTTTTTGGAAAGATCGGCACTCGCGGTTTTTAGGATGCAATCTGGCCTTTGCCCGAGATTTTTCGCTGTCTCCGACCCAAATCGTGGGCCGAACTGACGCCGATCTCTGCTTTGCCGTCAATGCCGCCCGTTACCAGGCGGAAGACGCCCAGATTCTCTCTGGCCAAAGCTCCAAGCTGAGCTATGAAGAGCTGCTCTCAACCGCCAACGGCACCAATATTTGGACGCGCACCAGCAAGGTGCCCCTCACAAACACCGACGGCGAGGTGATTGGCGTACTGGGCTGCTACGAAGACATTACCGACTTTAAACAGGTAGAAGCCTCCCTGCGGCAGCTCAACCAAGACCTAGAGCAGCGGGTGCAAGAACGCACCTGGGAGCTTGAGCAGGCCGTCAAAATCTCTGAGGAGGCCAACCGGGCCAAGAGCACCTTTCTCGCCAATATGAGCCACGAGTTGCGCACTCCCCTCAACGCCATTTTGGGTTTTTCTCAGCTAATGGCCTGCGATGCCGCGATCAGCGAAGACAACCGCCAATCGCTCAGCATTATCAACCGCAGCGGCGAGCACCTGCTGGGCCTGATCAACGACATTCTCGAAATGACCAAAATTGAGGCGGGCCAGGTCAGTCTCAAGGTTGTTGGCTTTGACCTAGACGCCCTGGTCAGTGCTCTAACCGATATGTTTGATCTGCGGGCTCGCAACAAAGGGTTGAGCTTAACCGTTGGCCGTGACCCCACGCTGCCCCGCTACCTCAAAGCCGACGAGCCCAAGCTGCATCAGGTGCTCATTAACCTAGTCAGCAATGCCATTAAATTTACCCACCAGGGGCAGGTGCGGGTTGGGGTCACCTCCGCCAACCCGCTGCTCACCCCGCCCCATGTTGGCGATCCGCTGTCGCTGGTGTTTAGCGTGATCGATACGGGCATTGGCATTGCCCCCACCGACTGTGCCCAGCTCTTTGAGCCCTTTGTACAGGTTGGCCAGGGGGGCAATGGGTTGGGGGGAACTGGGCTAGGGCTCACCATTAGCCGCCAATTTGTCCAACTGCTGGGAGGCGAAATTACCGTTGAGAGCCACCTCGGTCAGGGCACCCGGTTTGTCGTCACCCTGCCCGTGGAGGTGGCCGACACCATTGACAATGCCACTGTCGTACCAACGGCTCGGGTAACCGGTTTAGCCCCAGGGCAACCTAGCTACCGAATTTTGGTAGTCGATGACGACGACAACCACCGCCACCTGCTGTCCCAGCTGCTGCGATCGGTGGGCTTTGAGGTCTCTGAGGCCAACAATGGCCAGGAGGCAATCGACCGCTGGCAACGCTGGCAGCCCCAGCTGATCTGGCTCGATATGCGTATGCCCGTGTTGAGTGGCTACGAGGCCGCCCAATACATTCGCGCCCAGGAGGAAAGCTGTAGCCAGCCTCCCACTAAAATCATTGCCCTCACCGCCAACGCCTTTGAAGACGAGCGCGCCCGTGCCCTTGACATTGGCTGCGACGATTTTGTGCGTAAGCCCTTTCAAATTGACTATCTGCTGGCCAAGCTGGTCGAACACCTCCAGGTGCAGTACACCTATGGCCCCGACCCTAGGGATCAAGGGGCTGCCCCACCCCCGGACGACATCGACGGGGTCGCCGCCCTGCGCCGTCTCCCTGTTTCCTTACTCACCCAGTTGCATCAGGCCATTCTCCAGCTTGACAGCGATCAACTGGCCCAACTCATTGCTCAGATCGCGCCTGACCACGGCCCCCTGGCGGCCCTGCTCACCCGCCAGCTCGACGCCTACGCCTTCGACACCCTACATACTCTATTGCAGCAGGCTCAGCAGGGTTAG
- a CDS encoding aspartate carbamoyltransferase catalytic subunit, protein MVSASWNRRHILSLADFTAAELETVMETAVSFWQVLSRRTRKVPALQGVVVTNMFFEPSTRTRSSFELAAKRLSADVLNFAPGTSSLTKGETILDTAKTYLAMGTNLMVIRHQEAGVPQVIAAEMDRLNTGVGVLNGGDGLHAHPSQALLDLFTLGLTLNPEQPTAALLAGKKIALVGDILHSRVARSNLWCLTACGAEVHLAAPPTLLPPGFAEAFKTQSPLNIPRAITQHSTLAPALEGADFVMTLRLQKERMAQHLLPSLREYHQGFGITRDRIAACQPTVKVLHPGPVNRGVEISSDLMDDPELSLIGDQVTSGVAVRMALLYLMGVGHGTEKGDR, encoded by the coding sequence ATGGTAAGTGCTTCCTGGAATCGACGACATATCTTGTCGCTGGCCGATTTTACGGCGGCAGAGTTAGAAACGGTGATGGAAACGGCGGTGAGCTTTTGGCAGGTGCTATCGCGCCGCACTCGTAAGGTGCCCGCTCTCCAGGGGGTGGTAGTCACCAACATGTTTTTTGAGCCCTCAACTCGCACCCGCAGCAGCTTTGAGCTAGCTGCTAAGCGCCTGTCGGCAGATGTGCTCAATTTTGCCCCCGGCACGTCGTCGCTGACTAAGGGTGAGACCATTCTAGACACCGCCAAGACCTACCTAGCCATGGGTACCAACCTGATGGTGATTCGCCACCAGGAGGCCGGAGTACCCCAGGTAATCGCCGCCGAGATGGACCGGCTCAATACTGGCGTAGGGGTGCTCAATGGGGGCGATGGCCTCCATGCTCACCCGTCCCAAGCGCTACTCGATCTATTCACACTGGGGCTGACCCTAAATCCGGAACAACCGACGGCAGCGTTGCTGGCGGGCAAGAAAATTGCCTTGGTGGGCGACATTTTGCACTCGCGGGTGGCCCGCTCTAACCTGTGGTGTCTGACCGCCTGCGGGGCTGAGGTGCATTTGGCGGCTCCCCCTACGCTGCTGCCCCCCGGCTTCGCTGAGGCGTTTAAGACCCAGTCGCCCCTCAATATTCCTCGCGCCATTACCCAGCACAGCACCCTGGCCCCGGCCCTAGAGGGGGCCGACTTTGTCATGACCCTGCGCCTGCAAAAAGAGCGCATGGCCCAGCACCTGCTGCCCAGTTTGCGAGAATACCACCAGGGCTTTGGCATTACCCGCGATCGCATTGCTGCCTGCCAGCCCACGGTCAAGGTGCTGCACCCTGGCCCGGTCAACCGAGGCGTAGAAATTAGCTCCGATCTGATGGATGACCCGGAGCTGAGTCTAATTGGGGACCAGGTCACCAGCGGTGTGGCCGTGCGCATGGCCCTGCTTTACCTGATGGGGGTGGGCCATGGTACCGAGAAGGGCGATCGCTAA
- a CDS encoding cation-transporting P-type ATPase encodes MTQQLSTPKPQDRPTLIWHQLEGQKITQQLGVDPETGLSAQEAQSRLERYGANELKGKAGKPAIVLFLLQFNQPLLYILLIAGLIKALLGSWVNAGVIWGVTVINAIIGFVQESKAENAIAALASSVTTDAMVRRDGQQMQVSSRDLVPGDIVLLTSGDKVPADLRLLRGRTLQINESSLTGESVAVEKQPHLESLAADTPLAERHNMAYAGSFVTFGQGEGIVVETGLNTETGRISKLMNESTTLVTPLTRKFDRFSKTLLYVILGVAALTFAVGMAWGNSPLQMFEAAVALAVSAIPEGLPAVVTITLAIGVSRMARRNAIVRKLPAVETLGSATVICSDKTGTLTENQMTVQSIYAGDRHYDLTGEGYNPHGELRDGEDNPLPLDAMPAPLRQCLIVGMLCNDSELEHKDRAWGVVGDPTEGALLVAARKAKFDRTELNHSYPRIDSIPFESEFQYMATLHQQDTEGQWLLAKGSVEAVVGRCDRLLGSDGTAAPLDDAGRDRILLQAERMASRGLRVLAFAGKAFRGHHIDHADLKEGMAFLGLQGMIDPPRAEAIKAVQACKTAGIEVKMITGDHKVTAAAIADRMNLSMLDEVIAYTGRDLAQLEQSELTNAVQNGAVFARVAPEQKLRLVEALQSKGHIVAMTGDGVNDAPALKQADIGIAMGNAGTEVAKEAADMILTDDNFASIEAAVEEGRNVFRNLMKAIAFILPVNGGESMTILLSVLIGRGDVLPILSLQVLWLNMVNSIAMTVPLAFEPKSHNLMNRPPRNPNEPLLSKDLLKRIVLISVFNWILIFGMFEWIRRTTGDIPLARTMAIQALVAGRIIYLLSISQFWASVAARLRGLKVPLGDVSAIGYGIVVAIIFQIIFSQVGLMNFLFSTAPLTLNQWLICLGVSLPMIVVALIANRLNPQN; translated from the coding sequence GTGACTCAACAGCTTTCGACCCCCAAACCCCAAGACCGCCCCACCCTGATCTGGCACCAGCTTGAAGGCCAAAAGATTACCCAGCAGCTAGGGGTTGACCCCGAGACTGGGCTGTCAGCCCAGGAGGCCCAGTCTCGGCTAGAGCGCTACGGGGCCAACGAGCTAAAGGGTAAGGCAGGCAAGCCCGCGATCGTCTTGTTTTTGCTGCAATTTAATCAGCCGCTGCTCTACATTCTGCTGATTGCCGGTCTAATCAAGGCGCTGCTAGGCTCCTGGGTAAACGCCGGGGTGATCTGGGGCGTGACGGTGATCAACGCCATCATCGGCTTTGTGCAAGAGTCTAAGGCCGAAAACGCGATCGCAGCCCTGGCTTCCTCCGTCACCACCGATGCCATGGTGCGCCGTGACGGCCAGCAGATGCAGGTGTCGTCGCGGGATCTGGTGCCCGGCGACATTGTGCTGCTGACCTCCGGCGACAAGGTGCCCGCCGATCTACGCCTGCTGCGGGGCCGCACCCTGCAAATCAACGAGTCGAGCCTGACCGGCGAGTCGGTGGCGGTGGAAAAGCAGCCCCATTTAGAATCGCTGGCCGCCGATACGCCCCTAGCCGAGCGCCACAACATGGCCTACGCGGGCAGCTTTGTCACCTTTGGTCAGGGCGAAGGCATTGTGGTCGAAACCGGTCTCAATACCGAAACCGGGCGGATCTCGAAGCTGATGAACGAGAGCACTACTCTGGTCACGCCCCTGACCCGCAAGTTTGACCGCTTTAGCAAAACCCTGCTCTACGTCATTTTGGGCGTGGCGGCCCTGACCTTTGCGGTGGGGATGGCTTGGGGCAACTCGCCGCTGCAAATGTTTGAGGCTGCCGTGGCCCTGGCGGTGAGCGCCATTCCTGAGGGGTTGCCCGCTGTGGTCACCATTACCCTGGCGATTGGGGTGTCGCGCATGGCCCGCCGCAACGCCATTGTGCGCAAGCTGCCTGCGGTCGAAACCCTGGGCAGCGCCACGGTGATCTGCTCTGATAAAACCGGCACCCTGACCGAAAACCAAATGACGGTACAGAGTATCTACGCGGGCGATCGCCACTACGATCTGACCGGCGAGGGCTACAACCCCCACGGCGAACTGCGCGACGGCGAAGATAACCCGTTACCCCTCGATGCCATGCCTGCGCCTCTGCGCCAGTGCCTGATCGTGGGCATGCTCTGCAATGATTCCGAACTAGAGCACAAAGATCGCGCCTGGGGCGTGGTGGGCGACCCCACCGAGGGGGCGCTGCTGGTGGCCGCCCGCAAGGCTAAGTTTGACCGCACAGAGCTCAACCACAGCTACCCGCGCATCGACAGCATCCCCTTCGAGTCTGAGTTTCAGTACATGGCCACCCTGCACCAGCAGGATACCGAGGGCCAGTGGCTGCTGGCGAAGGGTTCGGTGGAGGCGGTGGTGGGCCGCTGCGATCGCCTGCTGGGCTCTGACGGTACCGCTGCCCCCCTCGATGATGCAGGGCGCGATCGCATTTTGCTACAGGCTGAGCGCATGGCCTCGCGGGGGTTGCGGGTGCTGGCCTTTGCGGGCAAGGCCTTTCGCGGCCACCACATTGACCACGCAGATCTAAAAGAAGGCATGGCCTTCTTGGGCCTCCAGGGCATGATCGACCCGCCCCGCGCCGAGGCGATCAAGGCGGTGCAGGCCTGCAAGACCGCAGGCATTGAGGTGAAGATGATCACGGGCGACCATAAGGTGACAGCCGCAGCGATCGCCGATCGCATGAACCTGAGCATGCTCGACGAGGTAATCGCCTACACCGGTCGAGACCTGGCCCAGTTAGAACAGTCGGAACTCACCAACGCCGTGCAGAATGGGGCCGTGTTTGCCCGCGTCGCCCCTGAGCAAAAGCTGCGCCTGGTGGAGGCCCTGCAATCGAAGGGCCACATTGTGGCGATGACCGGCGACGGCGTCAACGATGCCCCCGCCCTAAAACAGGCCGACATTGGCATCGCCATGGGCAATGCCGGTACCGAGGTGGCCAAAGAAGCCGCCGATATGATTCTCACCGACGATAACTTTGCCTCGATTGAGGCGGCGGTGGAAGAGGGGCGCAATGTGTTTCGCAACCTGATGAAGGCGATCGCCTTCATTCTGCCGGTCAACGGTGGCGAGTCAATGACCATTCTGCTCAGCGTGCTGATCGGGCGCGGCGACGTACTGCCGATTCTCTCGCTACAAGTGCTGTGGCTGAACATGGTCAACTCCATCGCCATGACCGTGCCCTTGGCCTTTGAGCCCAAGTCGCACAATTTAATGAATCGTCCGCCGCGCAACCCCAACGAGCCGCTGCTCTCCAAAGACTTGCTCAAGCGCATCGTCTTAATCTCAGTATTCAACTGGATTTTGATCTTCGGTATGTTTGAGTGGATTCGCCGCACCACGGGCGACATTCCCCTGGCTCGCACTATGGCGATTCAGGCTCTGGTGGCCGGGCGAATTATCTACTTGCTCAGCATCAGCCAGTTTTGGGCCTCGGTGGCGGCTCGCCTGCGCGGGCTCAAGGTGCCCCTGGGCGATGTCTCGGCGATCGGCTACGGCATTGTGGTGGCGATTATCTTTCAAATCATCTTTAGCCAGGTGGGCCTGATGAACTTCCTGTTCTCTACTGCGCCCCTAACCCTCAACCAATGGCTGATCTGCCTTGGGGTATCGCTGCCGATGATTGTCGTCGCCCTGATTGCCAACCGACTCAACCCGCAAAACTAG
- the mgtE gene encoding magnesium transporter, translating into MINEAAQAQLQTLLEAGRFDAAQALLKPMQSADVADAIDELPETLQAVAFRLLPKDEAIEVYEYLPGRVQQSLLEDFKNPELLEIIDRMSPDDRARLFDELPAKVVKRLTQQLSPAEREATARLLGYPPDSAGRIMTSEFVALRETFTVEQALDRIRHLAETSETIYTLYVLDDSRHLIGALSLRDLVVAQPDRTLQDLMRREMVYVHTDTDQEEAARLIQRYDFLALPVVDSEQRLVGIVTIDDLMDVLEAEGTEDIYTAGGVQSGGDSYFQTNLITVARKRVVWLFILLITNTGTSAVIKGQEELLEQVVILAAFIPLLIDAGGNVGAQSSTVVIRGLNTDEVRSSQMVNIVWRETLAGAMLGVLLGIAVTVWAYFLQGDWGVALSVGISLIAISVLASFAGSALPFLFKALKFDPALMSAPFITTAVDVLGVLIYLNVAGAILGI; encoded by the coding sequence ATGATTAACGAGGCCGCCCAAGCACAACTGCAAACGCTGCTCGAGGCAGGCCGCTTTGACGCAGCCCAGGCCTTGCTGAAGCCGATGCAGTCTGCTGACGTAGCCGACGCCATTGACGAGCTGCCCGAAACCCTTCAGGCGGTGGCCTTTCGCCTGTTGCCCAAGGATGAGGCGATCGAGGTATACGAGTATTTGCCGGGGCGAGTGCAGCAGTCGCTGCTCGAAGACTTTAAAAACCCCGAGCTGCTAGAAATCATCGATCGCATGTCGCCCGACGATCGCGCCCGGCTGTTCGACGAACTGCCTGCCAAGGTGGTGAAGCGGCTCACTCAGCAGCTCAGCCCCGCCGAGCGTGAGGCCACCGCCCGCCTACTGGGCTACCCCCCCGACAGCGCCGGGCGGATTATGACCTCAGAGTTTGTGGCCCTGCGCGAAACCTTCACCGTCGAGCAGGCCCTCGATCGCATTCGCCACCTGGCCGAAACCTCCGAGACCATCTACACCCTCTACGTGCTCGACGATTCTCGCCACCTAATTGGTGCCCTCTCGCTGCGCGATCTGGTGGTAGCCCAGCCCGATCGGACCCTACAAGACCTGATGCGGCGCGAGATGGTCTACGTGCACACCGACACCGACCAAGAAGAAGCGGCCCGCCTGATTCAGCGCTACGACTTTTTGGCGCTGCCCGTGGTCGATAGCGAGCAGCGCCTAGTCGGCATTGTCACGATTGATGACCTGATGGACGTGCTCGAAGCCGAGGGCACCGAAGACATCTATACCGCAGGCGGGGTGCAGAGCGGCGGCGACAGCTACTTTCAAACCAATCTGATCACCGTGGCGCGCAAGCGAGTGGTGTGGCTGTTTATTTTGCTAATTACCAACACCGGCACCAGCGCCGTGATCAAAGGGCAGGAAGAACTGCTTGAACAGGTGGTGATTTTGGCGGCGTTCATTCCGCTGCTAATTGACGCCGGGGGCAACGTCGGTGCCCAATCGTCAACAGTGGTGATTCGCGGCTTAAATACTGACGAAGTCAGGTCGTCGCAAATGGTGAATATCGTCTGGCGCGAAACCCTAGCCGGAGCCATGCTGGGGGTGCTGCTGGGTATCGCCGTCACGGTGTGGGCCTACTTCCTCCAGGGCGACTGGGGTGTGGCCCTGTCGGTGGGCATTAGCCTGATTGCAATTTCGGTGCTGGCCTCCTTCGCGGGGTCGGCCCTGCCGTTTTTGTTTAAGGCACTCAAATTTGACCCCGCGCTGATGTCGGCCCCTTTCATTACCACGGCGGTAGATGTGCTCGGGGTGCTGATCTATCTCAATGTGGCGGGGGCAATTTTGGGGATTTAG
- the queC gene encoding 7-cyano-7-deazaguanine synthase QueC, producing the protein MSHPTAIVLLSGGLDSATAAAQAIADGFALTALSFNYGQRHQRELEAAKAVAQHFAIADHRFIDVNLAQWGASSLTDLTQTLPQAAPQADIEAGIPSTYVPGRNTVFIALALALAEAKGAKAVYLGINAVDYSGYPDCRPEYLAAFQQLAQLSSKAGLEGHAPQLVAPLVTDSKVDIVRRAVALGVPIAATWSCYEGGAVPCGRCDSCRIRDRALIEAGYPELASPIVSQACP; encoded by the coding sequence ATGTCCCACCCAACCGCGATTGTGTTACTTTCTGGTGGCCTCGACTCGGCTACCGCTGCCGCTCAGGCGATCGCCGATGGCTTTGCCCTCACCGCTCTGTCTTTCAACTATGGTCAGCGGCACCAGCGAGAGCTAGAGGCGGCGAAGGCGGTGGCACAGCATTTTGCGATCGCCGATCACCGCTTTATCGATGTCAACCTGGCCCAGTGGGGCGCGTCATCGCTCACCGACTTGACCCAGACCCTGCCCCAGGCAGCCCCCCAAGCTGACATTGAGGCGGGCATTCCCTCCACCTATGTGCCGGGGCGCAATACGGTGTTTATCGCCCTGGCTCTGGCTCTGGCTGAAGCCAAGGGGGCCAAAGCGGTGTACCTGGGTATCAACGCGGTCGATTATTCCGGCTATCCCGACTGTCGGCCTGAGTACCTGGCGGCGTTTCAGCAGCTGGCGCAGCTTTCGTCCAAGGCGGGGCTAGAGGGTCATGCGCCCCAGCTCGTGGCCCCCCTGGTGACAGACTCTAAAGTGGATATTGTGCGGCGGGCTGTGGCGCTGGGGGTACCGATCGCCGCAACCTGGTCATGCTACGAGGGTGGGGCTGTGCCCTGTGGGCGCTGTGACTCGTGCCGAATTCGCGATCGCGCCTTGATCGAAGCGGGCTATCCCGAGTTGGCCAGCCCCATCGTGAGCCAGGCATGCCCCTAG
- a CDS encoding phosphatidate cytidylyltransferase, whose product MPWPRIISGLVAIVVALTMIGLGGWYFTLGFGVLIFLGQLEIFALVKAKGILPATKTTLVVSQLLLITAHLSPNLADALLPISGTFICFYLLFQPQVATIADVAASILGLFYGGYLPSFWVRLRDLGDASATALPLGGYWPETWPPDLNALPYGLVITLLAFACIWASDIGAYTAGKMIGRTPLSNISPKKTVEGAAFGMLGSTVVAIVGSYWLQWPFWLMTGAALGLMVGTSSLLGDLTESLMKRDAGVKDSGALIPGHGGILDRTDSYVFTGALVYFFVTLLLPTLSQG is encoded by the coding sequence ATGCCCTGGCCTCGAATAATTAGCGGATTGGTCGCCATTGTGGTTGCCCTGACCATGATTGGGCTGGGGGGTTGGTACTTTACCCTGGGGTTTGGGGTGCTGATCTTTTTGGGTCAGCTCGAAATTTTTGCGCTAGTCAAGGCAAAGGGCATTTTGCCGGCGACCAAAACTACCCTGGTCGTCAGCCAGCTGTTGCTCATCACCGCCCACCTGTCACCCAACCTGGCCGATGCGCTGCTGCCCATCAGCGGTACCTTTATCTGTTTTTATTTGCTGTTTCAACCCCAGGTCGCCACGATTGCCGACGTGGCAGCATCGATTTTGGGCCTGTTCTACGGTGGCTACCTACCCAGCTTTTGGGTGCGCCTAAGAGATCTCGGCGATGCCAGTGCAACCGCTCTGCCCCTAGGCGGCTATTGGCCCGAGACCTGGCCCCCTGACCTCAATGCGCTTCCCTATGGGCTAGTGATCACCCTGCTGGCCTTTGCCTGTATCTGGGCCTCCGACATTGGGGCCTACACCGCCGGAAAAATGATTGGCCGCACGCCGCTGTCAAACATCAGCCCGAAGAAAACTGTAGAGGGGGCAGCTTTTGGCATGCTGGGCAGTACGGTCGTAGCCATTGTCGGCAGCTACTGGCTGCAATGGCCTTTCTGGCTAATGACTGGAGCTGCTCTAGGCCTCATGGTGGGTACCTCTAGCCTACTGGGCGACCTAACCGAATCGCTGATGAAAAGAGATGCCGGGGTCAAAGACTCTGGAGCCCTGATCCCCGGCCACGGCGGTATTCTAGACCGCACCGATAGCTATGTGTTTACGGGCGCACTGGTGTACTTTTTTGTTACCCTGCTGCTGCCCACGCTTTCTCAGGGTTAG